In the genome of Streptomyces sp. 846.5, the window GGCGTTACGGCTTGGTTCGTGGGGGTCCGGGGGGTCGCCCCCCGAAGTGTTACAGCGACCGGGCACGGACCATGTCCACGAAGTACCGGTGCACGCGGTGGTCACCGGTCAGTTCCGGGTGGAACGAGGTGGCCAGCAGACTACCCTGACGCACCGCCACGATCCGCTCGCCGCCCAGCGCGGCGAGCACCTCGACGCCCTCGCCCACCGACTCCACCCAGGGCGCGCGGATGAACACGCCGTGCACCGGGCCGCCCTCCAGCCCGCGCACCTCGATGGCCTGCTCGAAGGACTCGTTCTGCCGGCCGAAGGCGTTGCGGCGCACCACCATGTCTATGCCGCCGACGGTCTCCTGGTCGTCCCGGCCGTCCAGGATCTTGTCGGCCAGCATGATCATGCCGGCGCAGGAGCCGTAGACCGGCATCCCGGCCGCGACGCGGTCCCGCAGCGGCTGCATCAGCCCGAACAGCAGCGCCAGCTTGGACATGGTGGTGGACTCGCCGCCGGGGATGACCAGGGCGTCGACCTCCGCCAGCTCCTCGGGGCGGCGGATCGGACGGGCCACCGCGTCCGCCTCGGCCAGGGCCATGGCGTGCTCGCGCACATCGCCCTGGAGGGCGAGGACGCCGACTACGGGAGAACTGGTCACAGTGCAGAACCTCTTCGCGAAGGATGGGAAACCGAAGGGGGAGCGCGGGCCGTCAGGCCCGCGCTCCCCACCGAACCTGCCGACTACCAACCGCGGTTGGCGTACCGCTCGGTCTCGGGCAGGGTGTCGCAGTTGATGCCGACCATGGCCTCGCCCAGGTTGCGGGAGGCATCGGCGATGATCTTCGGGTCGTCGAAGAAGGTGGTGGCCTTGACGATCGCGGCGGCG includes:
- the pdxT gene encoding pyridoxal 5'-phosphate synthase glutaminase subunit PdxT, with the translated sequence MTSSPVVGVLALQGDVREHAMALAEADAVARPIRRPEELAEVDALVIPGGESTTMSKLALLFGLMQPLRDRVAAGMPVYGSCAGMIMLADKILDGRDDQETVGGIDMVVRRNAFGRQNESFEQAIEVRGLEGGPVHGVFIRAPWVESVGEGVEVLAALGGERIVAVRQGSLLATSFHPELTGDHRVHRYFVDMVRARSL